A genomic stretch from Paraburkholderia dioscoreae includes:
- the garD gene encoding galactarate dehydratase: MEQSPLYIRVHPNDNVAIVVNDGGLGEGAVFPDGLALRERVPQGHKVALADLAEGDEVIRYNVVIGYALKPLPKGSWINEHVIRMPSPPGLEDLPIATIRAPEMPPLEGYTFEGYRNADGSVGSRNILAITTTVQCVADVVQHAVTRIKAELLPKYPNVDDVVSLGHTYGCGVAIDAPDAMVPIRTVRNISLNPNFGGEVMMVSLGCEKLQPERLMPPGTIPIAAAANVAEVADIGDIEADLNGDVVVLQDDAHVGFQSMIESIMKMADGHLQRLNNRRRETCPASDLVIGVQCGGSDAFSGLTANPAVGYATDLLVRAGATVMFSEVTEVRDGVDQLTARAANADVAAAIIREMQWYDDYLKRGGADRSANTTPGNKKGGLSNIVEKAMGSIIKSGNSAISGVLSPGEKVRQKGLIYAATPASDFICGTLQVAAGINLHVFTTGRGTPYSLAEVPVIKVATRSDLARRWHDLMDINAGTIATGAATIEDVGWELFRLMLDVASGRKQTCAEKLKLHNALVLFNPAPVT; encoded by the coding sequence ATGGAACAATCTCCGCTCTACATTCGCGTTCACCCCAATGACAATGTCGCGATCGTCGTCAACGACGGCGGCCTGGGCGAGGGCGCCGTATTTCCCGATGGTCTCGCGCTGCGCGAGCGCGTGCCGCAAGGGCACAAGGTCGCGCTGGCCGATCTGGCCGAGGGCGACGAGGTCATCCGCTATAACGTGGTGATCGGTTATGCGCTCAAGCCGTTGCCGAAAGGCAGCTGGATCAACGAACACGTGATCCGCATGCCGAGCCCACCGGGGCTCGAGGATCTGCCGATCGCCACGATCAGGGCGCCGGAGATGCCGCCGCTCGAGGGCTACACGTTCGAGGGCTACCGCAACGCGGACGGCTCGGTCGGCTCGCGCAACATTCTCGCCATCACGACCACGGTGCAATGCGTGGCCGATGTCGTGCAGCATGCGGTCACCCGCATCAAGGCCGAGTTGCTGCCGAAGTACCCCAATGTCGACGACGTGGTGAGCCTCGGCCACACCTATGGTTGCGGTGTCGCGATCGACGCGCCCGACGCGATGGTGCCGATCCGCACCGTGCGCAATATCAGCCTGAATCCGAATTTCGGCGGCGAGGTGATGATGGTCAGCCTCGGCTGCGAGAAGCTGCAGCCGGAGCGCCTGATGCCGCCCGGCACGATTCCGATCGCCGCGGCTGCCAATGTGGCGGAGGTCGCGGACATCGGCGATATCGAGGCTGATCTGAACGGTGACGTCGTGGTGCTGCAGGACGACGCGCATGTCGGCTTCCAGTCGATGATCGAGTCGATCATGAAAATGGCCGATGGTCATCTGCAGCGCCTTAACAATCGCCGGCGCGAGACTTGCCCCGCGTCCGATCTGGTGATCGGCGTGCAATGCGGCGGCAGCGACGCGTTCTCCGGACTGACCGCGAATCCCGCAGTGGGCTACGCGACCGACCTGCTGGTGCGTGCCGGCGCCACGGTCATGTTCTCCGAAGTCACCGAAGTGCGCGACGGCGTCGATCAATTGACGGCGCGCGCGGCCAACGCGGACGTCGCCGCGGCGATCATCCGCGAGATGCAGTGGTACGACGATTATCTGAAGCGCGGCGGTGCCGATCGCAGCGCCAACACCACGCCGGGCAACAAGAAAGGCGGCTTGTCGAACATCGTCGAAAAGGCGATGGGGTCGATCATCAAGTCGGGCAATTCGGCCATTTCCGGCGTGTTGTCGCCGGGCGAAAAGGTCAGGCAGAAAGGCCTGATTTACGCGGCGACGCCGGCGAGCGATTTCATCTGCGGTACGTTGCAAGTAGCTGCGGGTATCAACCTGCATGTTTTCACCACCGGCCGCGGCACACCGTATAGCCTCGCCGAAGTGCCGGTCATCAAGGTCGCGACGCGCTCGGATCTCGCGCGCCGCTGGCATGACCTGATGGATATCAACGCCGGCACCATCGCGACCGGCGCGGCGACCATCGAAGACGTGGGCTGGGAACTGTTCCGTCTGATGCTCGACGTCGCCAGCGGCCGCAAACAGACCTGCGCGGAAAAACTCAAGCTCCACAATGCATTGGTGCTGTTCAATCCGGCGCCGGTGACCTGA
- a CDS encoding alpha/beta fold hydrolase, which translates to MIRDTLSVEAGGVRLAVYVSGPRDAPPIVLVHGYPDSAAVWEPVRAQLDAHYRVIAYDVRGAGASEAPATRQAYRLEHLAADLAAVADATCGTRPFHLVGHDWGSIQCWEAVTDPAFKGRIASYTSISGPCLDHASFDLRGNGGGGAQTAHQRTKRPFGRGVRQTLKSWYIFFFHLPWLPELVWRAGGARLWPLWLRVTERVRPAPDPVQMRNAINGLNLYRANFIDKLLHPRARHAHAPVQFIVPLRDRYVGPALSLGLEGWLGAYERFEIDAGHWVVLREPERIAASIERFVERHRADHGGSAASTVNARAAGV; encoded by the coding sequence GTGATACGCGACACGCTTTCGGTCGAAGCCGGCGGCGTGCGGCTCGCGGTCTACGTGAGCGGACCGCGCGACGCGCCGCCGATCGTGCTGGTGCACGGTTACCCCGATTCGGCGGCAGTGTGGGAACCGGTGCGCGCGCAACTGGATGCGCACTATCGCGTGATCGCCTACGACGTGCGCGGCGCGGGCGCGTCCGAAGCGCCGGCCACGCGCCAGGCTTACCGGCTCGAACACCTCGCCGCCGACCTGGCGGCGGTTGCCGACGCGACGTGCGGCACACGGCCGTTTCACCTCGTCGGGCACGACTGGGGCTCGATTCAATGCTGGGAAGCAGTGACCGACCCGGCGTTCAAAGGCCGCATTGCGTCGTACACGTCGATCTCGGGGCCGTGTCTCGATCACGCGTCTTTCGACCTGCGCGGCAACGGCGGCGGCGGCGCTCAAACCGCACATCAGAGAACAAAGCGCCCGTTCGGCAGAGGCGTGCGGCAAACGCTCAAGTCCTGGTACATCTTCTTCTTTCATTTGCCGTGGCTGCCGGAGTTGGTGTGGCGCGCGGGCGGCGCGCGCCTGTGGCCGCTGTGGCTGCGTGTGACCGAACGCGTGCGGCCGGCGCCCGACCCGGTGCAGATGCGCAATGCGATCAACGGCCTGAATCTCTACCGCGCCAATTTCATCGACAAACTGCTGCACCCGCGCGCGCGTCATGCCCACGCGCCGGTGCAATTCATCGTGCCGCTACGTGACCGCTATGTCGGGCCAGCGCTATCGCTCGGACTGGAAGGCTGGCTCGGCGCGTACGAGCGCTTCGAGATCGATGCCGGCCATTGGGTCGTGCTACGCGAACCCGAACGGATCGCGGCAAGCATCGAGCGCTTTGTGGAGCGGCACCGGGCTGATCACGGCGGCTCCGCCGCATCAACCGTCAATGCTCGCGCGGCAGGCGTGTGA
- a CDS encoding NAD-dependent epimerase/dehydratase family protein yields MTDSNLDRSAAQKPFRRLLLTGAAGNLGKQLRGALAAWADIVRVTDIAPLGDVAAHEEASTVDLADQAAVHALLEGVDAVIHLGGISVEAPFEELLEANIRGLYNLYSAAQKQGAKRVVYASSNHAVGFHPVTEVVDIDAPLRPDSLYGVTKCFGESLSRYYFDRFGLETVCLRIGSSFEQPKNPRMLVTYLSYRDFIELVRCSLFTNRVGHAIVYGVSDNRTKWVDNTKAAFLGFRPQDSSVEFEHLFPVTAPTVELDDPTQRFQGGPFVLAGPMEPKR; encoded by the coding sequence ATGACTGACTCGAACCTCGACCGCAGCGCGGCACAAAAACCTTTCCGCCGTCTGCTGCTCACCGGCGCGGCCGGCAACCTCGGCAAGCAGTTGCGCGGCGCGCTCGCCGCGTGGGCCGATATCGTGCGCGTCACGGATATCGCGCCGCTCGGCGACGTGGCGGCGCACGAAGAAGCGTCGACTGTGGATCTCGCGGACCAAGCCGCGGTTCACGCGCTGCTCGAAGGCGTGGATGCGGTGATTCACCTCGGCGGCATTTCTGTCGAAGCGCCGTTCGAAGAGCTGCTCGAAGCGAATATTCGCGGCCTGTACAACCTCTATTCGGCCGCGCAGAAGCAGGGCGCGAAGCGCGTCGTGTATGCGAGTTCGAATCACGCGGTGGGTTTCCATCCCGTGACGGAGGTGGTCGATATCGACGCGCCGCTGCGGCCCGACAGCCTGTACGGCGTGACCAAGTGCTTCGGCGAATCGTTGTCGCGTTACTACTTCGATCGCTTCGGTCTGGAGACGGTGTGCCTGCGCATCGGCTCGTCGTTCGAGCAACCGAAAAATCCGCGCATGCTCGTGACCTATCTGAGCTATCGCGACTTCATCGAACTGGTGCGCTGCTCGCTGTTCACCAATCGCGTGGGTCATGCGATCGTCTACGGCGTGTCGGATAACCGGACCAAGTGGGTGGACAACACCAAAGCCGCGTTCCTTGGCTTTCGTCCGCAGGACAGTTCGGTCGAATTCGAGCATCTATTTCCGGTCACGGCACCCACGGTCGAACTCGACGATCCGACGCAGCGTTTTCAAGGCGGCCCGTTCGTGCTCGCCGGCCCGATGGAGCCGAAGCGATGA
- a CDS encoding SMP-30/gluconolactonase/LRE family protein, with protein MSAAANPRVERVGAVGQAPASVGESPVWRIAEQALYWVDIPAQKIVRLRIDSGERSEWLLPEKVACIAFDHRGTVLAGCETGLFAVTLTEATASGEAVQVTGRQLAAPDFACGDMRFNDGRCDRQGRFWAGTMVQDMAAANPAGALYRFDARGVLSAPVVDGLITQNGLAWSPDGTTMYLSDSHPLRRQIWAFDYDGETGEPRNRRVFADLNHHAGRPDGAAVDADGCYWICANDAGLLLRFTPQGKLDRRIAVPAIKPAMCAFGGRELDTLFVTSIRPAANASEHDGHLFAVRPGVTGLPEPEFAGEL; from the coding sequence ATGAGCGCCGCGGCGAATCCGCGAGTGGAGCGCGTGGGCGCGGTGGGGCAGGCGCCGGCTTCGGTCGGCGAAAGTCCGGTGTGGCGCATAGCGGAACAGGCGCTCTACTGGGTGGACATTCCGGCGCAGAAGATCGTGCGCTTGCGGATCGATTCGGGCGAACGCTCCGAATGGCTGTTGCCGGAGAAAGTGGCGTGCATCGCGTTCGATCATCGCGGCACGGTGCTGGCCGGTTGCGAGACGGGGCTCTTCGCCGTTACGCTCACTGAGGCCACGGCCAGCGGCGAAGCCGTGCAGGTGACAGGGCGCCAGCTCGCCGCGCCCGACTTCGCATGCGGCGACATGCGTTTCAACGATGGCCGTTGCGACCGGCAAGGGCGCTTCTGGGCCGGCACGATGGTGCAGGACATGGCGGCGGCCAACCCGGCCGGTGCGCTCTATCGATTCGATGCGCGCGGCGTTCTCTCCGCGCCGGTCGTCGACGGGCTCATCACGCAGAATGGTCTCGCGTGGTCGCCGGACGGCACGACCATGTATCTGTCGGACTCGCATCCTTTGCGTCGGCAGATCTGGGCATTCGACTACGACGGCGAGACCGGCGAGCCGCGCAACCGCCGCGTGTTTGCCGATCTGAATCATCATGCGGGCCGTCCCGACGGAGCCGCGGTGGACGCCGACGGCTGCTACTGGATTTGCGCCAACGACGCGGGCCTGTTGCTGCGCTTCACACCGCAAGGCAAGCTGGACCGGCGGATTGCCGTGCCGGCTATCAAGCCGGCGATGTGCGCTTTCGGTGGGCGCGAGCTAGATACGTTGTTCGTGACGTCGATTCGTCCCGCGGCGAACGCGAGTGAGCACGACGGCCATCTGTTCGCCGTGCGCCCCGGTGTCACCGGCTTACCCGAGCCGGAATTCGCGGGCGAGCTGTAA
- a CDS encoding putative glycolipid-binding domain-containing protein yields the protein MRELRWASEEGDGIEHLAFDSHEDGFVAESVVVGQRYGKPYGLHYKVRCDAQWRTRYAWLKIVGGGELELHGDGDGHWRDGHGLVLSAIEGCIDIDIAATPFTNTLPIRRLQLAEGERRPISVAYISTPDLQVTRAGQAYSCIALHREYRYEGIFRDFTADLKVDEDGLVIDYPTLFTRLPREH from the coding sequence ATGCGCGAATTACGGTGGGCATCGGAAGAGGGCGACGGTATCGAACATCTGGCGTTCGATTCGCATGAGGACGGTTTCGTCGCAGAAAGCGTCGTCGTTGGGCAGCGCTATGGCAAGCCATATGGGCTGCACTACAAGGTGCGCTGCGACGCGCAATGGCGCACGCGCTATGCGTGGCTGAAGATCGTCGGTGGCGGCGAACTGGAATTGCATGGCGATGGCGACGGTCACTGGCGCGATGGTCACGGGCTCGTGCTGAGCGCGATCGAAGGTTGCATCGACATCGATATTGCGGCCACGCCGTTCACCAACACGTTGCCGATCCGCCGTTTGCAACTGGCCGAAGGCGAGCGTCGCCCCATTTCAGTGGCGTATATTTCCACGCCGGATTTACAGGTCACGCGCGCCGGGCAGGCCTATTCGTGCATCGCGTTGCATCGCGAGTATCGCTACGAGGGCATCTTCCGCGACTTCACGGCGGACCTGAAGGTGGACGAAGACGGTCTCGTGATCGACTATCCGACGTTGTTCACACGCCTGCCGCGCGAGCATTGA
- a CDS encoding TRAP transporter substrate-binding protein yields MNKKFASSRVSMIVAASMLAFSTVSAQARVFRVSDVHGDTYPTNMAVKYMGEQINKATGGKDSVKVFGNSALGSENDTIDQVRIGALDMARANGAAFNEIVPESMIPSLPFLFRDIDHFRKVMYGPEGQKILDAFKAKGMIALTFYESGARSIYTKKPIHSPADMKGLKVRVQPSDLMVDEIRAMGGTPTPMPFAEVYTGLKTGLVDAAENNLPSYEETKHFEVAPIYSETQHSMTPEVLVFSKKVWDTLTPQEQDIIKKAAADSVPYYEKLWTAREADASKTVTKGGATIVASSQIDRAAFVKAMQPVWAKYEKTPQMKQLVDEIQAVK; encoded by the coding sequence ATGAACAAGAAGTTCGCCTCTTCCCGTGTTTCGATGATCGTCGCAGCCTCGATGCTGGCCTTCAGCACCGTGTCGGCGCAAGCGCGAGTGTTCCGCGTGTCGGACGTGCATGGCGACACGTATCCGACCAATATGGCCGTGAAATACATGGGAGAGCAGATCAACAAGGCAACCGGCGGCAAGGATTCCGTGAAGGTCTTTGGCAATAGCGCGCTGGGTTCGGAAAACGACACGATCGATCAGGTGCGCATTGGCGCATTGGACATGGCGCGCGCCAACGGTGCGGCCTTCAACGAAATCGTTCCCGAATCGATGATTCCGTCGCTGCCGTTCCTGTTCCGCGATATCGACCATTTCCGCAAAGTAATGTACGGCCCGGAAGGCCAGAAGATTCTCGACGCCTTCAAGGCGAAGGGCATGATCGCGCTGACGTTCTACGAGAGCGGCGCACGTTCGATCTATACGAAGAAGCCGATTCATTCGCCCGCTGACATGAAGGGCTTGAAGGTCCGCGTGCAGCCGTCCGATCTGATGGTCGACGAAATCAGGGCGATGGGCGGCACGCCCACGCCGATGCCGTTCGCCGAGGTGTACACGGGCCTGAAGACGGGTCTGGTGGATGCCGCTGAAAACAACCTGCCGTCGTACGAAGAAACCAAGCACTTCGAAGTCGCGCCGATCTATTCCGAAACCCAGCATTCGATGACCCCCGAAGTGCTGGTGTTCTCCAAGAAGGTGTGGGACACGCTGACACCGCAGGAACAGGACATCATCAAGAAGGCGGCCGCCGACTCGGTGCCGTACTACGAAAAGCTGTGGACCGCGCGCGAAGCCGACGCGAGCAAGACGGTCACGAAGGGCGGCGCGACCATTGTCGCCTCGTCGCAGATCGATCGCGCTGCGTTCGTCAAGGCCATGCAGCCGGTCTGGGCGAAGTACGAAAAGACCCCGCAAATGAAGCAGCTCGTCGACGAGATTCAGGCCGTCAAATAA
- a CDS encoding TRAP transporter small permease: MSFMKRPNDFLFRALVIVASLSLAVLSLLVIYSVVMRYVFSDAPDFVEPIALLLVIVIAMFGAALKVREGGHIGLDSLVKKLPPKGQLVATAFQHICLIVFAAAVFFGCLQMVEATAEDRIPIIGLPESLRYCIPVIASVCIAMFSVENLLALFAQKQK; this comes from the coding sequence ATGAGCTTCATGAAGCGCCCAAATGATTTTCTGTTCCGCGCGCTGGTTATCGTAGCGTCGCTAAGTCTCGCCGTGCTCAGCCTGCTGGTGATCTACAGCGTCGTGATGCGCTACGTCTTCAGCGATGCGCCGGATTTCGTCGAGCCCATCGCGCTCCTGCTGGTGATCGTGATCGCCATGTTCGGCGCCGCGCTCAAGGTTCGCGAAGGCGGCCATATCGGACTCGATTCGCTCGTAAAGAAATTGCCGCCGAAGGGCCAACTCGTCGCGACGGCGTTTCAGCACATTTGCCTGATCGTCTTCGCGGCCGCGGTTTTCTTCGGCTGTCTGCAGATGGTCGAGGCGACCGCGGAAGACCGGATTCCCATTATCGGCTTGCCTGAATCTTTGCGTTATTGCATTCCGGTCATTGCCAGCGTCTGCATTGCAATGTTCTCGGTAGAGAACCTTCTGGCGCTTTTCGCACAGAAACAAAAATAG
- a CDS encoding TRAP transporter large permease has product MELAILSVSFLVFLVLGVPVSFGLGLSCVLTYLYEGLPAATAMQSMISGINGFSFLAVPFFILSGELMLHGGIADRILRFAQATVGHFRGGLGMANVVACTLFGGVSGSPSADTSAMGGVVIPLMKREGYSAAYAVNVTTHSSLAGALMPTSTNMIIYAFAAQGITGTLNGHPMSGVSIGDLLFSGLLPVLWVMGFVLLAAYWQAVKYGYPRRPDGSTELQRFPGWYAVARTFLGALPGLMVIAIILVCVAKGIATATEAAAIAVFYSLVLTIVVYRSMTMKKLFHALSKAAKTTGVVLLLIGVSNMLRYQMAYLEIPDAIEHMLDGATSLPWLMLLYINLIQIFLGTFVDMAAHILITTPLFLPMAMHAGVGPVQFGIMILLNCALGLVHPPIGSVQFIGCAIGNVSIGETTKVAWPYYLAIFSAINIVTYVPMFSTWLPSLINGHPVF; this is encoded by the coding sequence ATGGAACTCGCCATCCTCTCCGTCAGTTTTCTCGTTTTTCTCGTTCTCGGCGTTCCTGTTTCCTTCGGGCTAGGGCTCTCGTGTGTCCTGACTTATCTGTACGAGGGCTTGCCCGCGGCCACCGCCATGCAGTCGATGATTTCGGGAATCAACGGCTTTTCATTCCTCGCGGTTCCGTTTTTCATTCTGTCAGGTGAACTGATGCTGCACGGCGGCATCGCGGATCGCATCCTGCGTTTCGCGCAAGCCACGGTCGGGCATTTTCGCGGCGGCCTCGGTATGGCCAACGTGGTCGCATGCACGCTGTTCGGCGGGGTCTCCGGTTCGCCTTCGGCGGATACGTCGGCAATGGGCGGCGTGGTGATCCCGCTGATGAAGCGTGAAGGCTACAGTGCGGCCTACGCGGTCAACGTAACGACACACTCGTCGCTGGCGGGCGCGCTGATGCCGACGTCGACCAACATGATCATCTATGCATTCGCGGCCCAGGGCATTACCGGCACCTTGAATGGACACCCGATGAGCGGAGTGTCGATCGGCGATCTGTTGTTTTCCGGTCTGTTGCCGGTGTTATGGGTGATGGGGTTCGTGCTGCTCGCCGCGTACTGGCAAGCAGTCAAATACGGCTATCCGCGTCGCCCGGACGGTTCGACCGAACTGCAGCGATTCCCAGGCTGGTACGCCGTGGCCCGCACGTTCCTCGGCGCATTGCCCGGCCTGATGGTGATCGCGATCATTCTGGTTTGCGTGGCAAAGGGTATTGCCACCGCGACGGAAGCCGCCGCAATAGCCGTATTTTATTCGCTGGTGCTGACGATCGTCGTGTATCGCTCGATGACGATGAAGAAGCTGTTTCATGCGCTCTCGAAGGCGGCTAAAACTACCGGCGTGGTGCTGCTGCTGATCGGCGTGTCGAACATGTTGCGCTACCAGATGGCTTATCTGGAGATTCCGGATGCGATCGAACACATGCTCGACGGCGCGACCAGCTTGCCCTGGCTGATGCTGCTGTACATCAACCTGATCCAGATTTTCCTCGGTACGTTCGTCGATATGGCGGCGCACATCCTGATCACCACGCCGCTGTTCCTGCCGATGGCGATGCACGCGGGCGTAGGTCCGGTGCAGTTCGGGATCATGATCCTGCTGAACTGCGCACTGGGTCTGGTGCATCCGCCGATCGGATCGGTGCAGTTCATCGGCTGTGCGATCGGCAATGTGTCGATTGGTGAAACTACCAAGGTGGCGTGGCCGTATTACCTGGCGATCTTCAGCGCGATCAACATCGTGACTTACGTGCCGATGTTTTCCACGTGGCTGCCTAGCCTCATCAATGGCCACCCGGTATTTTGA
- a CDS encoding porin has translation MKKALATSALGLVALGAHAQSSVTLYGIIDTGIGYQSSQTSLGSTSGGRSAVKMVNGVWAGSRFGLKGAEDLGGGTKAIFQLEEGFNSATGAQSVSGLAFNRQAYVGVANATYGTLTAGRQYTSYYTLLAPYSPTTWLTGAYGAHPGDIDSLDTLYRANNSLVYTSPTMYGLTVSGSYSLGGVPGSFNAGSTWSAALQYLNGPFGIAAGFQRINNSTPGGGAWGADSTTSNAGAQAGVSGINNGYQRAQAQQRVAVTGGYAFNAQWDVSFSYSNVQYIPGINSPFRTTAIFNTGGAVLHFKPLTALDLAAGYSYTRATEANGISSSARYQQFNLSQYYSLSKRTGLYALEAYQRASGQTLATNGVSIINATADIGDGQNGAPSSSRSQFAAGVGIIHKF, from the coding sequence ATGAAAAAGGCATTAGCAACCTCCGCCCTTGGGTTGGTCGCCCTCGGCGCGCACGCTCAGAGCAGCGTGACGTTGTACGGGATCATCGATACCGGTATCGGCTATCAGAGCAGCCAGACGTCGCTTGGTTCGACCTCCGGCGGCCGTTCGGCGGTGAAGATGGTCAACGGCGTCTGGGCCGGCAGCCGCTTCGGCCTGAAGGGCGCCGAGGATCTGGGCGGCGGCACGAAAGCAATCTTCCAGTTGGAAGAAGGCTTTAACAGCGCGACCGGCGCGCAGTCCGTTTCCGGCCTCGCGTTCAACCGCCAGGCTTATGTCGGCGTGGCGAACGCCACCTACGGCACGTTGACGGCAGGCCGCCAATATACGTCGTATTACACGCTGCTGGCGCCGTATAGCCCGACCACGTGGCTCACGGGCGCCTACGGCGCACACCCGGGCGATATCGATTCTCTCGATACTCTGTATCGCGCCAATAACTCGCTGGTGTACACGTCGCCGACCATGTATGGCCTGACGGTGAGCGGTTCGTATTCGCTCGGCGGCGTGCCGGGCAGCTTCAACGCGGGTTCGACGTGGAGCGCGGCATTGCAGTACCTGAACGGTCCGTTCGGCATTGCAGCGGGCTTCCAGCGCATCAACAACTCGACGCCTGGCGGCGGCGCATGGGGCGCGGATTCCACGACATCGAACGCGGGTGCGCAGGCGGGCGTGTCGGGCATCAATAACGGCTATCAACGCGCACAGGCGCAGCAGCGCGTGGCGGTGACCGGCGGTTATGCATTCAACGCGCAGTGGGATGTTTCGTTCTCGTACTCGAACGTGCAATATATTCCGGGCATCAACTCGCCGTTCCGTACTACGGCGATCTTCAACACGGGCGGCGCCGTGCTGCACTTCAAGCCTTTGACGGCGCTGGATCTGGCCGCAGGCTATAGCTATACGCGCGCAACTGAAGCGAACGGCATTTCGAGTTCGGCTCGCTACCAGCAGTTCAACCTTTCGCAGTACTACAGCCTCTCCAAGCGCACGGGTCTGTACGCGCTCGAAGCGTATCAACGCGCGAGCGGCCAGACGCTGGCCACGAACGGCGTGAGCATCATCAACGCGACGGCTGATATCGGTGACGGTCAGAACGGTGCGCCGTCCTCGTCACGCAGTCAGTTTGCCGCGGGCGTGGGCATTATCCACAAGTTCTGA
- a CDS encoding metal-dependent hydrolase, translated as MMPVRRDLRFNLPQERACDWHVQGSHVTHFFNALSLLFPAGERFFMDSVRHYRDQIDDPVLKKQVLGFIGQEAMHTREHVEYNDLLQQAGLPAHKLDKRLWVILNFGRKILPHSYQLAVTVCLEHYTAMLAGLLLQDATRIGGSVEGYTQMWTWHALEETEHKSVSYDVWNAVLKPGLGRYLLRTGTMLATTVTFWLIVFDYHVRLMIADRKRGGNLRGMWRVVKYLYGPRHGVFPRIAGEWLSFFRPGFHPWDHDNRTQLARIDGLVAAVDATNAATPNARKATRRGVQAAA; from the coding sequence ATGATGCCGGTTCGCCGCGACCTCCGTTTCAACTTGCCGCAGGAACGTGCCTGCGATTGGCACGTGCAAGGCTCGCATGTGACACACTTCTTCAATGCGCTTTCGCTACTGTTCCCGGCCGGCGAGCGTTTCTTCATGGATAGCGTGCGCCACTACCGCGACCAGATCGACGACCCTGTACTGAAGAAGCAGGTGCTCGGCTTCATCGGCCAGGAAGCCATGCATACGCGCGAGCATGTGGAATACAACGATCTGCTGCAGCAGGCAGGCTTGCCCGCGCATAAGCTCGACAAACGGCTTTGGGTGATTCTCAACTTCGGCCGCAAGATCCTGCCGCATTCGTATCAGCTCGCGGTGACCGTCTGCCTCGAACACTACACGGCGATGCTGGCGGGCCTGCTGCTGCAGGACGCGACACGCATCGGCGGATCGGTTGAGGGCTATACGCAGATGTGGACCTGGCACGCGCTCGAGGAAACCGAGCACAAGTCCGTTTCATACGACGTGTGGAACGCCGTGCTCAAGCCGGGGCTCGGCCGGTATCTGCTGCGCACGGGCACCATGCTCGCCACCACCGTGACGTTCTGGCTGATCGTGTTCGACTACCACGTGCGGCTGATGATCGCCGACCGCAAACGCGGTGGCAATCTGCGCGGCATGTGGCGCGTCGTGAAGTATCTGTACGGCCCGCGCCACGGCGTATTTCCGCGCATCGCCGGTGAATGGCTGAGCTTTTTCCGGCCCGGCTTCCATCCGTGGGATCACGACAACCGCACGCAACTGGCTCGCATCGACGGACTGGTCGCCGCGGTCGATGCCACCAACGCGGCCACGCCGAACGCCCGCAAGGCCACGCGGCGCGGCGTGCAGGCGGCCGCGTGA
- a CDS encoding SDR family NAD(P)-dependent oxidoreductase produces the protein MKNFTDRVAAITGAGSGMGRSLAIQLAREGCHLALADRNAASLAETAQLAQAAAPQIVGAPLRITTRVLDVADRAAMFDWAAETAAQHQRVNLVFNNAGVALSSTIEGMDYADLEWIVGINFWGVVHGTKAFLPYLKASGAGHIVNTSSVFGLFSQPGMSGYNATKFAVRGLTEALRQELDLMKCGVSATCVHPGGIRTGIAQSSRISSNMVGFMLETEQQGKDDFEKFFITTADEAARVILDGVRKNKRRVLIGRDARAADWLARTLPAAYQALVVMQTRRMKRIAEKRARRAAQVDGRRA, from the coding sequence ATGAAGAACTTTACCGACAGAGTGGCCGCGATCACCGGCGCAGGCTCGGGCATGGGCCGTTCGCTCGCGATTCAGCTGGCGCGCGAAGGCTGCCACCTCGCGCTCGCCGACCGCAATGCCGCGAGCCTCGCTGAAACCGCGCAGCTTGCACAGGCCGCGGCACCGCAGATCGTCGGCGCGCCGCTGCGCATCACCACGCGCGTGCTCGATGTCGCGGACCGCGCCGCCATGTTCGACTGGGCCGCCGAAACAGCCGCGCAGCACCAGCGCGTCAATCTGGTGTTCAACAACGCGGGTGTCGCGCTGTCGAGCACTATCGAAGGCATGGATTACGCCGATCTGGAATGGATCGTCGGCATCAACTTCTGGGGCGTGGTGCACGGTACGAAGGCGTTTCTGCCGTATCTCAAGGCTTCCGGCGCGGGGCATATCGTCAATACGTCGAGCGTGTTCGGGTTGTTCTCGCAGCCGGGCATGAGCGGCTACAACGCGACCAAGTTCGCGGTGCGCGGCCTTACCGAAGCGCTGCGCCAGGAACTCGATTTGATGAAGTGCGGCGTTTCGGCGACTTGCGTGCATCCGGGCGGTATCCGCACGGGCATCGCGCAATCGAGCCGTATCTCGTCGAATATGGTCGGCTTCATGCTGGAAACCGAACAGCAAGGCAAGGACGACTTCGAGAAGTTCTTTATCACCACCGCCGACGAAGCAGCGCGCGTGATTCTCGACGGCGTACGCAAAAACAAACGGCGCGTGCTGATCGGGCGCGATGCGCGGGCCGCGGACTGGCTGGCGCGCACATTGCCGGCGGCCTATCAGGCATTGGTGGTGATGCAAACGCGCCGGATGAAACGCATCGCGGAGAAACGCGCGCGCCGCGCCGCGCAGGTGGACGGCAGGCGCGCTTGA